The nucleotide sequence tatatattggtCTTTTTGATAGGACCTCTTGTGCAAACAAAATTAGGATCTCTGAAAGGTGCCTTCTTGACTGTGAAGGGCAAGGACACAGTTGTTAATAGTTATCTAGGTGTACCATTTGCCAAGCCCCCCGTGGGACCCCTGAGACTGGCTAGTCCCCAGCCTGCAGAGAAATGGGACGGAGTGAGAGATGCGACCAAACAGCCACCCATGTGATATGTCGCACAACCACATTTCAATTCAAACATCTTTAGTTAGACATTTCTAATGGTGCCGTGGTCTCTTTAGGTGCATCCAGGACAGGCAAGTTAGTGTCACTGAACTTAAGTTTCTCGGTATGGATGTGGAGATTCCCAAGGTGTCGGAGGACTGCTTGTATCTCAACATCTACACTCCAGTCAAACCTGGCCAAGACACCAAGCTACCAGTAAGTTGATCAACAACTTGGATGaatgtagggctgaaacgattcctcgagtaactcgagtaactcgattacaaaaaatgatcgaggcaaattcctctgcctctaagcctcttttaatttattttaaatctcacatcaggttctttcgcaattatttttttaatgtgacaacacaTTTACTTGACctacaaagcggaaggagacaagcGCTGCATCCgaagtcgcatactgcaaggagtcagcagtgttttgatttgagggcgcgggcaaacgtaaagagaacgtcatggccagtgttgccagacgtacgataattatcgtatttgaacaataatttttacctctgtacgatgtacgatcaataatgaaaaaagtcCCGTAATGatgataatttcagaattttatgaaaatttaaattatggtagttgcagtcatagggcttcttttctcatacacgaaatcggctcattacagacactctaaatgcgttcgtgtgcacctcagggtgtgttaagaatgcaggagagtgccctgctttaaagccaacgagcactagttgcggtccatgacagcaagaacccctttaacatctggcaacacgcaggattacgatgacagcggctcagatgtggagttaactgcaccacgcacaaacaactaaattccttcttcactggacgcgacaaagcaagtgttaaaaataaatgtaatatgttttaatatgcgccgcgatgaagacagtcactgaaaataatgtgatagtattttgtctcactgcttccgtccaacaatacgccttgttatctattgtggtaatttgcaggtcgtgtcaaaatttTGTAagtttagaataaataaataactcctttgactcgtgtacgacaattttcttccaaatacgataattttgaacttctggtacgatacttggacatttccaatctggcaacactggtcgtGTCGTGTGTCCATTGTAAggtagagctggcataccacaactagggccctatgatttccgcgatgcagataacgcggagggaatcgcggaatccagtcataaaaacggaatttacagtttaacgtggaatgacacggaatttgccaaattttgaaagaattaatcaaaaataggtcattgcacttacatcaaatcacgatatggactaatatctataaatattaagccggaacagtctatttaaatatgaatcctgcatgttctgcgtgtctctgttaatgaatggtgcagaagcgcgtcttcattcattaaacacacggaagcgcgcgtgacgctcacggtaatttcagcttctgctgtctcactaaataagacgtgaacacatgaacaacatctccagaactgctctgacagtcacttcatgagcatttgaccatttgatttaagtaaaactagcgtcacatcacatacacagaattgTAAAGGtgcgtcaacccgtcaaaataaaagtttttttaaggtttaatcatacaacatttcttccatgttttatttttaatagtaattcCCCTTTgcttaccaaaaagttaagtttgcttaatttttaataattaaaagataaattaaatgaatgttttatgtgtttaatgtttaatgtgcatctcggaaaatgctttattttaaaccccaactgaatggcacttaaaagcacttaattcatctttcaactttattgtcattgttcagacaagtacagacagagaaacaatgattttgatgcatgcattgcattttatgcatttaaaaagtaaaaaaaaaaaaaaattctaaaaaaggaaacttagttgttcattttaagagacccaggagtcttattttctcttgcataattaatattgcactttaattaagcaaaaacacattttatccgattattTATCTCgcttaatcgatggaatttttggtagaatacttgattactaaaatatttgatagctacagccctagatgAATGTCCTCATAGAAAATGTGTTGGAGAACGTTTCCTTGTGTTTTCTAGGTGATGGTTTGGATTCATGGTGGAGGACTTGCTCTTGGTTCAGCTTCAGTGTATGACGGCTCCGTTCTGTCAGCGTATCAGGATGTGGTTGTGGTGCTGATTCAGTACAGATTGGGTCTGCTGGGATTCTTAAGGTAGGGTATCTGTGGTTACCCTTGATCATACCATTTACCAAACCAGAtaaatgttgataataataattagattcaAGTTTGTTTCTTAAATGATTTATGCTGTGCATCTTAAAATCTGAAAACTGGTcataattcaattcaaatcattttggtACGATACATGATATTTTTGTTATGGCCGTTCAAACATAGCCATGGAGTCTCTTcaatttacatattattattgagatttattcaaataaataattataaaataataaaaaaaaacactaaattataataaataaataagaaagcaAGATGCGAATGTAGCTGAATTCAGATAATAGCAGATTCTTACCTTGATTTTGTGGATTTTTAACATCTACAAGTAGGTAAAATTTGTATCCTGTGTAAGAATTTAGATTtccaattaaaaattaaattggttATTACAACCTAAATTGGTTAAATCGTAGATGACAGGAAgcaaagtgggagagagagagaaagtgtgatcGGGAAAGGTCCTTGAGTCAGGATTCGAACTCGGGACGCACGTAGCATTGCGTATTagtaattcaaattaaattatgtaatcaaTATATTGAATATTCATCATCACATTAATACAGCAATACACATGCCAAAGCGAATGTGTtaactttaaatattaattaaatgttcagtgttgttatattaatgcaaattaaataagatttaatttaatttgtttttgtgcgTAAGTATAAGGGATGCACTGAAAATATTTGGCTGAAATAGTTGTGGAGGGCCGAAATCGTAGACGAAACAGTAACTAATAATTTAGCAAAACATTATTTTCGGTTTTTCGTTATTTTCAATTTTGTTTTtggtgtttcattaaaaaaatcatttttgtgcattacttttatgttttgagtcaattaatttttttatttaattacagatTAAGATTAAGATTCCTTTTCTCTTTTTCGTAGCACGGGAGATGAACATGCTCCAGGAAACTATGGTTTTCTGGATCAGGTCGCAGCTCTTCAGTGGGTTCAGGAGAACATCCACAGCTTCGGTGGAGATCCTGGATCAGTGACCATCTTTGGAGAGTCTGCTGGAGGAATAAGTGTATCCACGCTGGTATGGGTCTTTATTAATAGCATAGTAACTCAACTTCATTACTGTTAAATATTCGTTTCGAGTGATCAAGTCATTTCTGTGTCATTTGTGTCTTCAAGATTCTTTCACCATTGGCTTCTGGTCTGTTTCATCGTGCCATTGCAGAAAGTGGGACGGCCTTGTGGGACGGTTTAGTGATGGGAAATCCTTTACTGAGGGCTCAGGTATCATTTCATATTCTTCttatattttcatcttttttatttgtattaagtgCAACTGTTTTTAACCACGTTCTCATGTTGATGCTCATGTCAGAACGCAGCCAAATTATGCAACTGTGACAGCAGCAGCTCATCGAAGATCGTCGACTGCATCATGCGCTGGTCCGAGGAGGAAGTTCTGCAATGCTCTAATCAGGTCTGAAATATTTCATAAAAGGAAGCCAATAATATTTCAGCACAAGTACTTATTACAAAGATAATAAACAATGTGTGATGCTTTGCATTACAGGTGTTTATTTGACTGCTTATGGTAAACTGCTTGTTGTATTCCTCCTTTAGAAAGAAGCATGtgctaaattaaatgtaaatgagatatattttaaagtaacTGAATGTTaagtacatttaaatgaaaatgttgtatGAAAATGCAACTGGCATATTTAAGTGCCCTTTTATGTCATTAATagtatattatctgcaagtatttatttttttaaatacacttttatgTGCACATTCAATGCAATTAAGcacacttatttttcacaaggtaTGATGCTTCAATATAAAGCATGTATTATGTAGACATATAAAATAAGTGCTTTTAGAATATATCTACAATATAGCCTATATTTGCCGTGATTGATATTAATGGATTGAGGATTGTTTCCATTATGTTTCTAGTTTGCGATGATGCACTTCAGTCTCGCTCTGGATTCCTATTTCCTTCCCAAACCTGTAGAAGATATCGTTCAGAAGCAAGAGTTCAGTAAAGTTCCTCTCATCACTGGAATCACTGATGATGAGTTTGGCTTTTTACTGCCCGCAGTGAgtacaaattatatttattattatatttaatatcacACTCTAAACTCACTTGCTTAGAATCAAAGATGTTGTTTTACTGTCATTGGCACATTTACAGCATTTTCACAtatttggtttaatattttgatGCTAATGTTATTTCTCCATAGTATTTTGCGGGTAAAGGATGGATTGATGGGATGAATAAAGAGCAAGTCATAAAGGGCCTGACCCTCACGTATCCTGATGTAAGTCACAACTCAACATTAGCTTACATGTGCTTTTCTTTGAATCCTGTGTGCTTTGACTGAAACTCCCATCAGCCCAGGGATCGATGGATCGTTGATCTGGTGGCGAACGAGTACCTGGGTGACACAAGAGATCCCATTCAAATCCGAGACATTTACAGAGAGATGATGGGAGACATGATGTTCAACATCCCTGCCCTCCAACTGGCAAAATACCACAGCGGTGAGACGCAGCCAGTTATTCATATTGGTCCATTGCAACCGTTTGGACAGAAgggtttaaaaataacttttaattctgattatattaacgtctattaaatttaaattttagcctaaaattatatatatacttcaGGTCAAACGTTTGGAATAATTACTAAAATTCTCttaaatgctcaccaaggcaaaatgcagttatattaatattgttaaatactattacaatttgaaaggaactgttttcttttttcatataatttaaaattcaaatttttctgcgatgcaaagctgattttgttttttaagcatcattcagtatcacatgatccttcagaaatcattctaatattttaatttgcggctcaaaaaacatttattactatGAGTAGTAGTAGTACTATTAACACCTAAAACAGTTGTACCGCTTCATAATTTTGTGGAATCTGGAAAGAAAGagttatgataaataaatatcACTTTCATTCAACATTAAAGGATGCTCCAAAATGaaaaccctcatgtcgttccaaacccataaaagcttcatTTGTCTTCAGAAAACaacttaagatattttggatgaaaaccgggagctttgtgactgtcccatagactgccaaataaatgacagtgtcaaggtccagaaaaggtgCAATCTGCCATCaaacgtgcaatctgggttaAATGAAGCGACAGGAACACTTTGtaagcaaagaaaataaaaataacaactttattcgaTAATTCCTTTGTCATCAGTCTCTTCAGTGTCTCTCTATATCACTGTATGCTGTgtgtgctcttctgtgtcctccgcgCCACAACGATgcaatgttttatttcaaatcaaagctaaatacacatagaaacagcgcatccttgtggtgcggaggacacagaagagcatacggtGATATGGAGATTGATTTCCaccaaattattaagcagcaaaaacggtTTTAAACCttgataatacaaataataattgagaaccaataataattaaactgagcatattagactgatttctgaaggatcatgtgacactaaagattggagtaataatgctgGAAATAAAGCTTTACAACACGGGAATAAATTACACCTTAAAATACATCAATAcagaaaatattcaaaatgttgAATTATGAAAAGAATTATGaattatggaagaaaaaaaacatctgctttttttttacatgattttttttttacacgcttTGCTCTTCAAAATCACAGTGAAATAATCTTGgagttaaaggcatagttcatccaagaaaataaaaacggtcctaatttactcactctcgtgtgacaacagttgatggtagccattgacttccatagtatttatttttcagtcagtGGCTACCAGAAACTGCTTgattactaacattcttcaaaatagcttcattgtgttcaacagaaactcatacaggtttgagtaTGAGCagataatgacttttttttgtttgttttttcatttttgggtgaactatccctttaaatcctaTCATTTCTGTGGCTGTAGCTTCAGGAGCGCCGGTTTACCTGTACGAGTTCCAGCATCCTCCCAGTATGATCCAGAAGAACAGGCCCAGCTTTGTTGGTGTTGACCACACAGATGAACTGTTCTTCATCCAGGGCACCTGCTTCGCTCAAGCCAACCTCAGAGCAACCGGTAAAACTCGTCATCACAAACACATCCTTCACTGAACTTCTCTGAAAGGGTTTCAAATAACCACTGAATCATCATTCAATGGTTCAATCTTTCAGCTCCTTTCACaaaggaagaggaagagctgtGCAGGACTGTGATGGGATACTGGGGGAACTTTGCACACACCGGGTAAAATATCAGTCTTCTTGTTTTTCGTAGAAGAACAAAGTATATATTTGCTGCACTTTAATACGGCTGTTTTTGGATCGGCAGGTCTCCGAATGGTCCGGGTCTGACACACTGGCCTGAATATAAGGATGAGGCTGAGTATCTCGGCATTGGACTGGAACAGAAAACTGGGAAGAACCTGAAAGAGAAACACTACACATTCATGACCAAGACACTTCCAGATCTCATACGCCAAGGCCGAGAGAAAACAGAGCACTtagaactgtaaaaaaaacaaaaaaaaaaaacaaatggtgTTCATTAGAAATGAACTTGAATGTGTGGATAACACAGATAAAAAATTAAGAACTGGGATTCATCATAAGCATTAAAATACCTAACCTGGTGTATTTTGGAGCTGAAGCTCAAATTTGATaaacaaatgtacaaataaatgatGTGACATACATTGAACTAACTTGTACTGATCTGTTttgcacttaaaaataaaagtcgGACAACGTTCAAGTTTTTCCTCCATTTTATTGAGAACAAACGAAGGCTAAAGCTGCAAACCTCCCTGAATTTGAATGCAACGTGTGCAAACTAGTCATGAATTTGCGCTTTGACATTTTCTAACTGGCAAATTTACACGAATGACAATAATTCAACTATTGACAATATTCTGATTGAGGAattaccatagaaatgttttttttttttttttttttcaaacagcaGATTAACGTCAAATATAAAGAACTGTATTGGATGCTTGACTCGATATTGGAGCGGTTTTACAAATGTACAACACAAGTGTATAAATTACAGTTTTAGCCACAGTGCTTTGCTAAATTATAATTATCGATAAATAATGGAGAGAAACTCAGATTGAAGTCGACCTAGTCCTGTGAATCAATGAACCATGGCGATGAAAAATGGGGCAAAACTTGATTTAATTCATTGGGAAGTGAGAAACTGAAGTCAGCAGGGTAGACTTTGAGTTATTAGTTTCACAAATGCTTTGAAATATGATTCGAATAGTTCTGAGCCAATATAAACTGCTGAAATGACATCTTATTGGGAATAATATCAATAGTTGTAGGATATCAGTCCATGTAAACAGCCATTTCTACCAGAATATTACACATAAAACAAGTAAACACAGGCAATATACTTAAATTAGTTCATCGATCATATATACAATCATCCCTAAAACAGAGCTGAATGTAttgataaatgtttaaatattttcaatgcatttacataaatattCACTTTACATTATACTTGTTTTTATTCACTTTTCCCCTTTTTTAAATGCTAGTAATGCTGCAGTCAAATACAAAAGTATAGCTGGAGTAATTCTGCCTCCGATAAACGTGTACGCTGCGAAGGGAAGAGCACTTGGAAGAGAGCTGCACAGCTAGAGGAACAGAACCACTATCATGTGAACATGAGACAGTCGTCGTGGTCGTGAAATCTGCTGGCTAACCAATTAGCTATTCGCTTGGAAATTTAACAGTATGATAGATATAAATTCAAGGAAAAGCTTAGCCAACATTTGCTGAAAActgactcaccctcaggccatttcgagatgtagatgagtttgtttcatcatcagaaCGTATTGGAAAttttttagcattgcatcacttgctgtGAATGggagccgtcagaatgagagtccaatacagctgataaaaacatgactATAATGCAcaagtgaagtgaaaagctgcgtgtttttaagaaataaatccattattttttaaaccatcagctgtttggactctgattctgacggcacccattcactgtagaggatccactggtgagcaagtgatgcaatgctaaatgtctctgcatctgatgaagaaacaaactcttctaaatcttaaatggcctgagggtgagaatTTTCTTCAACATTTTGATGtttgtgtgaactgttcctttaaataagaaaatttgtctttttttagtgTATATATTAATGGATGTGATAAAACTGACAACATTTGCAGCAACAAAGCGGCTGGAAGTCATTGGTTTTCAGTGAGTGCTGGCGGAAAGAAAAATGGAAGCCTTTCCAAATATGGTGTGGACATCTTATACAACGAAGGAAATAAtctgaataaaatcatttaaaagcaACCGCAGatgttgccagattgaggacaaACGCTTCTAAGATTATTTCTAAAGCACAAAACCACAGGATTTCAGAGTGTGAAGATCAGAGGCACGCTCAGCTGAGCACACGGGCGGATTTTCACATTGTTGTCGTCTTCATCGCCATTTTCaggttacaaaaataaattaattaaaaagctgATAAGAAAGGCCTGATATAATACAACTGTATGGGCATGTGGCTTAAATACACCTGTGCGGATGCGAGCagaagtgcgtttgtgtgtgtgtgtgtgtgtgtcagcagagGATGTGCCTGATGAGAAAGGTAGTGTGAGGTTTGCTATCAGGATGTCCATGACTGCATGTTGCGGAGCATGGCCTCGAAGCGCTCCATGCTGGGGGCCTGAGCGTGGGACAGCTGGTCGGTCAGCCGACTGTACAGACTGAAGGACTTGAGCTCCAGCCAAATGAAGCCAAAGCGGTCGTCATCGAACAGGATGAACAGCCCTGGCGTGCGCTCTGGACTCGTGAAGCCGTGGCCAGCGATCAGGCCCGTTCCATAAAAACTGAAACACAAAGGATTATAATCAAACAAACTAACACTTTATTTgaaagtgtccttgttacagtctAATTCTACATTTAAGTGCTGAGTAATATGAATcaattacatgtacttactttatggttagggttaggggaagggtttggcttagggttacttgcatcatttattgttattataatagtaagtacatgtaacgtgtaacaagaataccttcaaataaagtgttagcaatttttttttcattaatttaaaataaaaataaaaatgtatatattttgtattatattttaaagaattttaaagTGCACTGCATATtccttttatattaatatatgtttactttaagttagaataataaaacacaattacacacacacacacacacacacacacacacacacacacactttacaatttaagtaaaaaaaaaacagtaatttaaattattttccatgtcaattttataagttatatatgaatatttataagttatatatgaaaatattaaatacacttcttgtaatcattttatatgttcatatacactgaacatataaaatgattacaagaagtgtatttaatattttttattttatatattatatatttatttctaagttacatttaaattatatacctACATAAACTTActtaagctcatttaaaataaaaatatgtctatttatataaaatacaatgtaataactttttaaaatgtacttaatattgcatgtcacattttaaataattgtcatgtcttttttatatatgtaataaatgcTACTTAATATTAAtagacataaaatatatatataaaaaatatatcaaattatttagtttaacaaattaagtttagtaactgatttaaattaattgacattcatattttataaaatataataaattaattaataatttagttaaTTTAACTGCTGTCTATTAtttctgtataaaaatatataaatatataattttcattaattatttctaatattatagagacaaaacaaatatataatatattagtggTAGAGCACTGagctatcaagtgcaaggttgtgggttcgattccccgggaacacatgataagtaaatattgatagcctgaatgtactgtaagtcgcttcggataaaaacgtctgctaaatgcataaatttaattccattttaatttaatataaaactatataaaattattcagttgtaacaaattaaatttggaaatgtatttaaaataattaacgtATGCctattttagaaaatataatcaagtattattaatgtattaataatataataaaaataaatactgtaaaaatgatcAGACTCACCACATCTTGCAGGTGCGAGGATACACTTCATTACGGGCCATGACTCCCAGAGGCAGAACAAAGGGCTGCGCTTCAGATGCAGAGCTGCAGG is from Carassius carassius chromosome 43, fCarCar2.1, whole genome shotgun sequence and encodes:
- the LOC132124938 gene encoding fatty acyl-CoA hydrolase precursor, medium chain-like — protein: MYILVFLIGPLVQTKLGSLKGAFLTVKGKDTVVNSYLGVPFAKPPVGPLRLASPQPAEKWDGVRDATKQPPMCIQDRQVSVTELKFLGMDVEIPKVSEDCLYLNIYTPVKPGQDTKLPVMVWIHGGGLALGSASVYDGSVLSAYQDVVVVLIQYRLGLLGFLSTGDEHAPGNYGFLDQVAALQWVQENIHSFGGDPGSVTIFGESAGGISVSTLILSPLASGLFHRAIAESGTALWDGLVMGNPLLRAQNAAKLCNCDSSSSSKIVDCIMRWSEEEVLQCSNQFAMMHFSLALDSYFLPKPVEDIVQKQEFSKVPLITGITDDEFGFLLPAYFAGKGWIDGMNKEQVIKGLTLTYPDPRDRWIVDLVANEYLGDTRDPIQIRDIYREMMGDMMFNIPALQLAKYHSASGAPVYLYEFQHPPSMIQKNRPSFVGVDHTDELFFIQGTCFAQANLRATAPFTKEEEELCRTVMGYWGNFAHTGSPNGPGLTHWPEYKDEAEYLGIGLEQKTGKNLKEKHYTFMTKTLPDLIRQGREKTEHLEL